A portion of the Intestinibacillus sp. Marseille-P6563 genome contains these proteins:
- a CDS encoding saccharopine dehydrogenase family protein, whose product MGKVLIIGCGGVASVAIHKCCQNSEVFEEICIASRTKSKCDALKAKLEGTTKTKITTEQVDADKVDELVALIRKVQPDLVMNIALPYQDLSIMDACLECGVNYMDTANYEPEDINDPAWRAVYDKRCKEEGFSAYFDYSWQWAYKEKFEKAGLTALLGSGFDPGVTQAYCAYAQKHLFDQIDTIDILDCNGGDHGYPFATNFNPEINLREVSAPGSYWENGHWVEIPAMSIKREYDFDQVGQKDMYLLHHEEIESLAKNIPGVQRIRFFMTFGQSYLTHMKCLENVGMLSTEPIEFEGHQIVPIQFLKALLPDPATLGPRTKGKTNIGCIFTGKKDGQEKTAYIYNVCDHQACYQEVGSQAISYTTGVPAMIGAMMLLTGKWNKPGVYTVEEFDPDPYMDALNKWGLPWQINDAPVLVD is encoded by the coding sequence ATGGGAAAGGTATTGATTATCGGCTGCGGCGGTGTCGCATCGGTTGCGATTCATAAGTGCTGCCAAAACAGCGAAGTATTCGAGGAAATCTGCATTGCCAGCCGCACCAAGTCCAAGTGTGACGCGCTCAAGGCAAAGCTGGAAGGTACCACCAAGACCAAGATCACGACCGAACAGGTGGATGCCGATAAGGTTGATGAACTGGTGGCGCTCATCCGCAAGGTGCAGCCCGATTTGGTTATGAATATCGCATTGCCGTATCAGGATCTGTCTATTATGGATGCATGCCTCGAATGCGGTGTCAACTACATGGATACGGCTAACTACGAGCCCGAGGACATTAACGACCCGGCTTGGCGGGCTGTTTATGACAAACGCTGCAAGGAAGAAGGCTTTTCGGCTTACTTTGATTACTCCTGGCAGTGGGCGTACAAGGAGAAGTTTGAAAAGGCCGGTCTGACGGCGCTGCTCGGTTCGGGCTTTGACCCGGGCGTTACGCAGGCTTATTGCGCATATGCACAGAAGCATCTGTTCGATCAGATCGATACCATCGATATCCTGGACTGTAATGGCGGCGACCACGGCTATCCGTTTGCAACCAACTTCAACCCGGAAATCAATCTGCGTGAGGTTTCTGCACCTGGCTCGTACTGGGAGAACGGTCACTGGGTCGAGATTCCGGCCATGAGCATCAAGCGCGAGTATGATTTTGACCAGGTGGGCCAGAAGGATATGTACCTGCTGCATCACGAGGAGATCGAGTCCCTGGCCAAGAATATTCCGGGTGTTCAGCGCATCCGCTTCTTTATGACGTTTGGGCAGAGCTATCTGACCCATATGAAGTGTCTGGAGAATGTCGGCATGCTGTCCACCGAGCCGATCGAGTTCGAAGGACATCAGATTGTTCCGATTCAGTTCCTTAAGGCGCTGCTGCCTGACCCGGCAACCCTGGGTCCGCGCACCAAGGGCAAGACCAACATCGGCTGCATCTTTACCGGCAAAAAGGACGGCCAGGAAAAGACTGCGTATATTTACAATGTTTGCGACCATCAGGCATGCTATCAGGAAGTCGGTTCGCAGGCGATCTCGTACACCACCGGTGTGCCGGCAATGATCGGCGCTATGATGCTGCTGACCGGCAAATGGAACAAGCCCGGCGTATACACCGTGGAAGAGTTTGATCCCGATCCGTACATGGATGCGCTTAATAAATGGGGCCTGCCGTGGCAGATCAACGACGCTCCGGTACTGGTGGACTGA
- the speB gene encoding agmatinase, giving the protein MLNANTETFLACDAPYEQANVVLFGAPYDSTTSFRPGTRFGPHAIRSESFGLESYSPYQDRDLTDYAILDSGDLELRFGGPESALAEIEACADGILQDGKVPFLLGGEHLVTLGAVRACAKRHPDLHIIHFDAHTDLREDYLGEPLSHACVIRRCWDLLGDERIYQFGIRSGDREEWRWGKDHVRTQRFNTEGLAQIVEKLRDKPVYFTLDLDVLDPSVFPGTGTPEPGGISFEALRIAATLVCSKLHIVGCDVNELSPHYDPSGASTAVACKIVREMLLALQD; this is encoded by the coding sequence ATGTTGAACGCTAACACCGAAACCTTTTTGGCCTGTGATGCGCCATATGAGCAGGCAAATGTCGTGTTGTTCGGCGCACCGTATGACTCGACAACTTCTTTCCGTCCGGGTACCCGATTTGGGCCTCACGCCATTCGCTCGGAATCGTTTGGACTGGAAAGCTACTCACCGTATCAGGACCGAGATTTGACCGATTATGCGATTTTGGACAGCGGCGATCTGGAGCTTCGTTTTGGCGGACCGGAATCGGCACTTGCGGAGATTGAAGCTTGTGCAGACGGTATTTTACAGGATGGAAAAGTTCCGTTTCTGCTGGGTGGAGAGCATTTGGTGACGCTGGGCGCGGTTCGTGCCTGCGCCAAGCGGCATCCCGATTTGCACATCATTCACTTTGATGCGCATACCGACCTGCGTGAAGACTATTTGGGTGAACCGTTGTCGCATGCCTGTGTCATTCGCCGCTGCTGGGATCTGCTCGGCGATGAACGCATTTATCAGTTTGGGATTCGCTCGGGCGACCGCGAGGAATGGCGCTGGGGCAAAGATCATGTCCGCACCCAACGCTTTAACACCGAGGGGTTGGCGCAGATCGTTGAAAAACTGCGCGATAAACCGGTATATTTTACGCTTGATCTCGATGTGCTCGACCCGTCGGTATTTCCCGGCACAGGCACCCCAGAACCGGGCGGTATCTCGTTTGAAGCGCTGCGCATCGCGGCAACGCTGGTATGCAGCAAGCTGCATATTGTTGGTTGTGATGTCAATGAACTCAGTCCGCACTATGACCCGAGCGGTGCATCGACCGCAGTGGCATGCAAAATCGTTCGGGAAATGCTGCTGGCGCTGCAAGATTAA
- the speE gene encoding polyamine aminopropyltransferase, whose product MDFWFSEAHTPNVKLSIRVDRQLYSGKSEFQRIDVFDSPEFGRFLTLDGYMMLTEKDEFIYHEMITHVPMAVHPNIRKVLVIGAGDGGVVRELTRYASIEHIDMVEIDPLVVEVCKKYLPQTACRFDDPRLTIHYADGLKFVRRCEDAYDLIIVDSTDPFGPGEGLFTREFYGNCFKALREDGIMVNQHESPFYDADAVAMQRAHKRIVESFPISRVYQAHIPTYPSGHWLFGFASKKYHPLKDLRETDWNLLGLKCRYYTTTLHKGAFYLPAYVEELLQDVER is encoded by the coding sequence TTGGATTTTTGGTTTTCAGAAGCGCATACACCGAATGTGAAGCTTTCTATCCGGGTCGACCGGCAGCTTTACAGCGGGAAAAGTGAATTTCAACGCATCGATGTTTTTGATTCGCCCGAGTTCGGACGTTTCCTGACGCTGGACGGCTACATGATGCTGACCGAAAAGGACGAATTTATCTATCACGAGATGATTACCCATGTGCCCATGGCGGTGCATCCGAATATCCGCAAGGTGCTCGTCATTGGCGCGGGCGATGGCGGCGTGGTGCGGGAACTGACCCGCTATGCGTCCATTGAGCACATTGACATGGTGGAGATTGACCCGCTCGTTGTCGAAGTGTGCAAAAAGTATTTGCCGCAGACGGCGTGCCGGTTTGACGACCCGCGCTTGACCATCCATTATGCGGACGGGCTGAAATTTGTTCGCCGCTGTGAGGATGCGTATGACCTGATTATCGTCGATTCGACCGATCCGTTTGGTCCGGGCGAGGGCCTGTTTACCCGTGAATTTTACGGCAACTGCTTCAAGGCTTTACGCGAAGATGGTATCATGGTAAACCAGCATGAAAGCCCGTTTTACGATGCCGATGCGGTCGCCATGCAACGTGCACACAAGCGCATTGTGGAGTCGTTTCCGATCAGCCGGGTCTATCAGGCTCACATTCCGACCTATCCGTCCGGACATTGGCTGTTTGGATTTGCTTCGAAAAAATATCATCCGCTCAAAGACCTGCGGGAAACCGACTGGAATCTATTGGGCTTAAAATGCCGGTATTATACCACCACACTGCATAAGGGTGCCTTTTATCTGCCGGCCTATGTGGAGGAATTGCTGCAAGATGTTGAACGCTAA
- a CDS encoding aminotransferase class I/II-fold pyridoxal phosphate-dependent enzyme, with the protein MKQLTQERAPIYEALERFRKMRVVPFDVPGHKRGRGNPELAALLGETCVQMDVNSMKPLDNLCHPVSVIRDAEILAAEAFGAAHAFLMVGGTTSAVQSMVLSVVARGEKIILPRNVHRSVMGALVLCGAIPVYVNPACDDRLGIPLGMRVSDVERAIRENPDAKAVLVNNPTYYGICSDLRSIVDLAHRNGMLCLADEAHGTHFYFGENLPVSAMAAGADMAAVSMHKSGGSLTQSSLLLAGPAMSEGHVRQIINLTQTTSGSYLLLSSLDISRRNLALRGKASFARVVELAEYAREEINAIGGYYAYSRELINGDSIYDFDVTKLSVHTLDIGLAGIEVYDLLRDEYDIQIEFGDLGNILAYISIGDREREIERLVGAMAEIRRRFGGDKTGLMEQEYIDPEVAVSPQQAFYAAHESLPLRETAGRVCSEFVMCYPPGIPILAPGERITDQILDYIEYAKEKGCSMTGPEDAGIERLNVLKGV; encoded by the coding sequence ATGAAGCAATTAACACAGGAACGGGCCCCGATTTACGAAGCATTGGAACGCTTCCGCAAAATGCGTGTGGTGCCGTTCGATGTGCCGGGCCATAAGCGGGGAAGGGGAAATCCCGAACTTGCTGCCTTGTTGGGTGAGACCTGTGTGCAGATGGATGTCAACTCCATGAAGCCGCTGGACAATCTGTGCCATCCGGTTTCGGTCATTCGAGATGCCGAAATTTTGGCCGCAGAAGCATTTGGCGCGGCACATGCGTTCCTGATGGTCGGCGGAACGACTTCGGCTGTGCAAAGCATGGTACTTTCGGTCGTAGCGCGCGGGGAGAAGATCATTTTGCCGCGCAATGTGCATCGCAGCGTCATGGGGGCCTTGGTATTGTGCGGGGCGATTCCGGTTTATGTAAACCCGGCTTGTGACGATCGTTTGGGGATTCCGCTCGGCATGCGGGTGTCGGATGTCGAACGCGCTATCCGGGAAAATCCGGACGCCAAAGCGGTTCTGGTCAACAATCCGACCTATTACGGCATCTGCTCCGATTTGCGTTCGATCGTCGATCTGGCGCATCGCAACGGTATGCTCTGTCTGGCAGATGAAGCTCATGGAACACATTTTTATTTTGGAGAAAATCTGCCGGTGTCTGCCATGGCGGCCGGCGCCGATATGGCGGCGGTGTCCATGCACAAATCGGGCGGCAGCCTGACCCAGTCGTCTCTGCTGCTAGCAGGTCCCGCGATGAGCGAAGGCCATGTGCGGCAGATTATCAACCTGACACAGACGACAAGCGGTTCGTATCTGCTGCTTAGTTCGCTCGATATTTCGCGGCGGAATCTGGCGCTGCGCGGCAAGGCTTCCTTTGCACGAGTCGTAGAACTGGCTGAGTATGCACGCGAGGAGATCAATGCCATTGGCGGGTATTATGCCTATTCGCGGGAACTTATCAACGGCGACAGCATTTACGATTTTGACGTCACCAAGCTGTCGGTACATACGCTCGATATTGGTCTGGCCGGCATTGAAGTGTATGATTTGCTGCGCGATGAATACGATATTCAGATTGAATTCGGTGATTTGGGTAACATTTTAGCCTATATTTCCATCGGCGACCGCGAACGCGAGATCGAGCGTCTGGTCGGTGCCATGGCCGAAATTCGCCGCCGCTTTGGTGGGGATAAGACCGGCCTGATGGAGCAGGAATACATCGACCCAGAGGTCGCCGTATCGCCACAGCAGGCGTTCTATGCGGCGCATGAGTCGCTGCCGCTGCGGGAAACCGCAGGACGGGTATGTAGTGAATTTGTCATGTGCTACCCGCCGGGCATTCCGATTTTGGCGCCCGGTGAACGCATTACCGATCAAATTTTGGATTATATCGAATATGCCAAAGAAAAGGGCTGCTCGATGACCGGGCCAGAGGATGCAGGGATCGAACGGCTGAATGTACTGAAAGGGGTGTGA